The Thermotoga maritima MSB8 region GAGATCCTCAGAAAAGTCGCCGAAGCGTTTGGAGAATCTCCCGGGAAGTTCGATCTCTACCTGTGGTACCTTGTGAAGGGGAAGGTGGATAAATAGGAGGTGATGGAGTGCGAAAATACGTGTGGATAGTCGTTTTCATCGTGCTGGGAATCTACTTTCTCACCGGTGTGTATCAGGTAGGACCCTCCGAAGTCGCCCTCCTCAAGACTTTTGGAAGATTCACCTCGGTCGTTCCTTCAGGAATCCACTACCACCTGCCGTATCCGATTCAGTCTCATGTGACCGTCGACGTCACAACTGTGAGAAAGATCGAAATAGGATTCAGAAGCATTCAACGAGGGGAGAGGATCTCTTACCAGTCGGTTCCTCAAGAAGCCATAATGATCACAGGAGACAACAACCTCGTGAGTGTGGAAGCGGTGGTTCAGTACAGGGTGAAAGACCCCGTCGCTTACGCCTTCAACATCACAGAAGCGGATTCCATCGTGAGATTCACAACAGAATCTGTTCTTCGTGAGAAGGTAGCGATGAGAAGCATCGACGACGTTCTCACCTCAGGAAGAGATGAAATAGGATTCAAAACTGCCCAAATGCTCCAGGAGATTCTCGATTCCTACAACTGCGGTATAAAGGTGGAAAACGTTTATCTCCAGGAAGTGGTCCCGCCAGATCCCGTTGTTGACGCCTTCGACGATGTGAACAACGCTCGTCAGGACAAAGAACGTCTCATAAACGAGGCAAGAAAATACGCCAACGACGTTGTTCCAAAAGCCCAGGGACAGGCACAAGAGATACTGAGACAGGCAGAGGCCTACGCTCAGGAAGTTTATCTGAAAGCACTCGGCGAAGCGAAAAGATTCGAAGAGGTGCTGGAAGAATACTCAAAGGCTCCTGATATCACGAGAAAACGAATGCTCCTCGACGCTCTCCAATCTTTGCTTGAAAAATCCGAAAACAAGGTTTTCTTCGTGGGAAACGGTGATTCTCTGAACATTCTCAACATTTCCGACCTTCTGAAGGGGATGGGAAAATGAAAATCTGGATGATTTCTCTTCTGATCATTCTGATCGTGGTGGGTGCGATCCTTCTTTTCTCTTCTTTCTACGTCCTGGATCAGACACAGCAAGCGGTGGTTCTGAGGTTCGGAAAGATCGTCGCGGTGGAAACAGAACCTGGGCTTCACTTCAAGCAGCCGTTCGTTGATAATGTGGTGAGATTCGATAAAAGAATCCTCCTCTACGATATAGAACCAGAAAAGATCATAGCCGCCGACAAGAAAACGCTCGTGATAGACACGTACGTTCTCTGGAGGATAAAAGATGCGGAAGCGTTCATAAAATCACTGAAGAGCGTGAAGCTCGCTCTTCCAAGAATCGACGATGTGGTTTACTCACACGTGAGGAACATCTTCGCAAAAGCGAACTTCGACGAGATCATCTCCGAGAAGAGAGAAGACCTTTTGAGGGAAGTCACGGCTCTTTCAAGAGAAGATCTGAAGGACTTCGGCATAGAAGTGGTCGATGTGAGGGTGAAGCACGCCGACCTCCCCGCTGAGAACGAAAAGGCCGTGTACGAAAGAATGAAAGCGGAAAGATACAGCATCGCTGCACAGATCAGGGCTGAAGGTGAGAAAGAGGCAAGAAAGATACGTGCGGAAGCCGACAAAACAGCGAAGGTTCTGATCGCGGAAGCTCAAAGCAAAGCAGAGCAAATCAAGGGAACCGGAGAAGCAAGCGCGGTGAAGATCTACGCGGAGGTGTTTTCAAAAGACAAGGACTTCTACGAATTCTGGAGAACGATGGAGGTTTACAGATCCATCGAGAAAGGAATTCTCATAATTGGAGACGAACTCGATGCACTGAAATACCTCAAAACGAAGTAAGGGAGAGTTCCCTCACTTCATTTTCAGAAAGTTACTCACGCTGAAGAGCATTCTGAACATCCATATGTTGAACTTGTTTACCCTGTTCTTTCCGGGGCCGTAACCGAAATCTTTCACCGGTCTGAGAAATCTGTACCTCCCAGCGTTGTGAACGATGGGAATGAGCTCACCATTTTCGAGATAGAACTTCGAATCTTTCACGTAGAATTTTTCTCGGGCCGTTGAAGGAATGAAGTTGTACTTCGAAGGAAGTTCCACATGAGGGTTCTTGTAGATCACGTAGTTTCCAATGACAGTATCTCCACCCCAGACGTTTATGTTTTTCAGACGTCTCTCCATTGTTCTTGCGAGCTCGAGGAAACCTTCCCTTGGTGCTATTATCACACCCACGTTGAAGAGCTTTTTGTTTGAAAGAAAAGACTTTATCTCCTTTCCATTCACAAGGTCTTCTTCCTTCACCACGAGATCAATGGGTGGACTCAACTGCTCCACAACCGCTCGAAAAGCATCTCTGTGTTCCTCGAATAGGTGCGAGATGTCACTCTGGAAGATGATGTCTCCGCCATCACAAAACAGGATCTGATCGTACTCAGGATGATTCTCAAGAAAAATGGCAAGATTGATGAAACGCGTGTTGTTTATGAGTCCAGAACGCTCCACAGCCGGAAAGTTGATAACCTCTTTAGGAAGTCCTGTGAGACCGTAGTTTATGACGAGAACGTCCGTTTTGCTCAGATCCACATTTTCCTTCAGAGATCTGTACCAGTCGTTCACAAGAAAGTCCCTTATTCTGTCGTTACCTGCCGTTGCTATCAGATTCAAAAACATCCCTCCTGAGTCTCTTTCTGAGATTTGCCATTTCGATCGCTACCATCGCTGCTTCAAAACCTTTGTTTCCACTCTTTGCTCCGGCTCTGTTGAGGGCCTGTTCAAGGGTGTCCGTGGTGAGAACGCCGAAAACAATAGGAATATCAGAGGTCATGTTGAACTGCGCCACTGCTTTACCTATCTCGTTCGCCACCACGTTGAAGTGGTACGTCTCTCCCCTTATCACAGCACCGAGAACGATTATAGCATCATGCACACCGAGATCGAGGAGTCTCTTGAGCGTGTATATCGCTTCCATACTTCCCGGAATTCTCACAACCGTTATGTTCTCGTCTGAGACACCGTGTCTTTTCAGCCCGTCGAGCGCTCCCTCGAGGAGTTTCGAAGTGACAAGGTCGTTGAACCTAGGAACGACTACGGCTATCTTCAAACCTTCTCCTCTGTAGTCTCCCTGAACAACCTTCATGAATTCACCTCCCTGAAGATTTCTTCGAGTTCGTGTCCGAGCTTTTTCATTTTTGTCGAAAGATAGAACCTGTTGTGAGGTGTTACTCTTCCGTACAGTCTCTTCGTTTCGACAACTTCGATCCCGTATTTTTCAAGACCAACCGTCTTTCTTTGGTTGTTGGTGAAGAGAAGAACCCTTTCGATGCCAAGGGCTTTCAAGATCTGCGCTGCCGGTGCGTAATCTCTTTCGTCTTCAGAAAAACCAAGAACTCTGTTTGCCTCCACCGTGTCCAAACCTTTGTCCTGAAGAGAATAGGCTGCAATTTTGTTCGAAAGGCCGATTCCTCTCCCTTCCTGTCTCAAATAGATCAGGATACCTCCGTGAGCTGACATGTATCTGAGAAAATTCGCCAGCTGTGAACCGCAGTCACACCTCAAAGAAGAGAGAACATCCCCGGTCACGCATTCGGAGTGTATTCTCACAGCAACGGGATCTTCGAGGGGTTCCTTAACGATTGCGAAGTGTTCTTTGCCATCGAGGTGGTTTTCGAAAGAAACAACCTTGAAGACACCGAAATCCGTTGGAAGTGTTGCTTCTGCTTTTTTCTTCATGAGAAGCTTTCTCTTCACAAATTCACGCCAGACATCGTCCATCTCCAGAACGGGGAGGGAAAATTTTTCTGAGAGCTTCAAAACATAATCCAAATTGTGAGAATTTCCCTTCTCATCCAGAATTTCCACGATCACGGCGTGACGGCTGAAGCCCGCGAGCTCAGAAATTTCCAGAGATGCCTCCGTGTGTCCTTTTCGTCTCTGGAAACCGATTCCTCCTATCACCGTGACGTGACCCGGGTATCTGAACTCATGAAAATACCTGCCTTCTGCAAGCTTTCTGCACGTTTCTGCCCTCTCCAACGCTGAAATCCCCGTGCCAGTGCCCCAGTCCACCGGCACGAAGTAGTTCGCTCCGTAGTTCGAGGAAAGTTTTACGAACCCTCTCTTCAAAAGATCTTCCTCGTCGGCTGTAACACAGAAGAGTCCCTTTCCATATGTAACGAAAAAGCTCACAACGTCTTCGGTGATCAGTTGAGCGGGAAAAACGAAATCTGCTTCGTTCTCTCTATTTCTGTCGATCAAAATGACGGGCTTTCCTTCCTCAAAAGCCTCTCTCAGTTCTTCCACGGTCTATCACCCCTTTCAGGTAGCGAGCGATGATATCGATCTCGTAGTTAACGGGATCTCCGGGCACCAGATACTGGAGGTTCGTGTTCTCGAACGTGTGTGGGATCACCTGAACACTGAACGTGTCCAGAGAAGTTTCAACGACGGTGAGGCTGATACCGTTCAACGTGATAGAACCTTTTGGAACGATCGCCCATCTTTCCGACGGCATCGAAAAGAACATGAAATAGCTGTTTCCGCGCCTTTCCATTCCGACAAACCTGACGGTACCGTCCACATGGCCTGTTACCAGGTGTCCTTCAACTCTGCTGCCGAGAGCCAGAGATTTTTCAAGATTGTAAAAACGAGAAACGAAAAGATTGGTTCTCCTCCTCGTTTCCTCACCCACATCGAACCAGTACTCTTCTTCTGAAAGCCCGGAGACAGTCAGACACACACCGTTCACCGCTATACTCTCTCCCAGTTTCACTTCCCACGTTCTTTTGAAGAAGATCCTCTCTCCTCTGATGTGCCCTCTTTCCACCTTCTGAACTATTCCCGTGAACACGGTCTCATCTCCACCAGAAACTCCGAATCGGAAAACTCCACGTTCACCACTTTGAACTTCGGAGGAACCGAAACAT contains the following coding sequences:
- the hflK gene encoding FtsH protease activity modulator HflK; protein product: MRKYVWIVVFIVLGIYFLTGVYQVGPSEVALLKTFGRFTSVVPSGIHYHLPYPIQSHVTVDVTTVRKIEIGFRSIQRGERISYQSVPQEAIMITGDNNLVSVEAVVQYRVKDPVAYAFNITEADSIVRFTTESVLREKVAMRSIDDVLTSGRDEIGFKTAQMLQEILDSYNCGIKVENVYLQEVVPPDPVVDAFDDVNNARQDKERLINEARKYANDVVPKAQGQAQEILRQAEAYAQEVYLKALGEAKRFEEVLEEYSKAPDITRKRMLLDALQSLLEKSENKVFFVGNGDSLNILNISDLLKGMGK
- the hflC gene encoding protease modulator HflC; amino-acid sequence: MKIWMISLLIILIVVGAILLFSSFYVLDQTQQAVVLRFGKIVAVETEPGLHFKQPFVDNVVRFDKRILLYDIEPEKIIAADKKTLVIDTYVLWRIKDAEAFIKSLKSVKLALPRIDDVVYSHVRNIFAKANFDEIISEKREDLLREVTALSREDLKDFGIEVVDVRVKHADLPAENEKAVYERMKAERYSIAAQIRAEGEKEARKIRAEADKTAKVLIAEAQSKAEQIKGTGEASAVKIYAEVFSKDKDFYEFWRTMEVYRSIEKGILIIGDELDALKYLKTK
- a CDS encoding glycosyltransferase; protein product: MFLNLIATAGNDRIRDFLVNDWYRSLKENVDLSKTDVLVINYGLTGLPKEVINFPAVERSGLINNTRFINLAIFLENHPEYDQILFCDGGDIIFQSDISHLFEEHRDAFRAVVEQLSPPIDLVVKEEDLVNGKEIKSFLSNKKLFNVGVIIAPREGFLELARTMERRLKNINVWGGDTVIGNYVIYKNPHVELPSKYNFIPSTAREKFYVKDSKFYLENGELIPIVHNAGRYRFLRPVKDFGYGPGKNRVNKFNIWMFRMLFSVSNFLKMK
- the ribH gene encoding 6,7-dimethyl-8-ribityllumazine synthase translates to MKVVQGDYRGEGLKIAVVVPRFNDLVTSKLLEGALDGLKRHGVSDENITVVRIPGSMEAIYTLKRLLDLGVHDAIIVLGAVIRGETYHFNVVANEIGKAVAQFNMTSDIPIVFGVLTTDTLEQALNRAGAKSGNKGFEAAMVAIEMANLRKRLRRDVFESDSNGR
- a CDS encoding bifunctional 3,4-dihydroxy-2-butanone-4-phosphate synthase/GTP cyclohydrolase II; this translates as MEELREAFEEGKPVILIDRNRENEADFVFPAQLITEDVVSFFVTYGKGLFCVTADEEDLLKRGFVKLSSNYGANYFVPVDWGTGTGISALERAETCRKLAEGRYFHEFRYPGHVTVIGGIGFQRRKGHTEASLEISELAGFSRHAVIVEILDEKGNSHNLDYVLKLSEKFSLPVLEMDDVWREFVKRKLLMKKKAEATLPTDFGVFKVVSFENHLDGKEHFAIVKEPLEDPVAVRIHSECVTGDVLSSLRCDCGSQLANFLRYMSAHGGILIYLRQEGRGIGLSNKIAAYSLQDKGLDTVEANRVLGFSEDERDYAPAAQILKALGIERVLLFTNNQRKTVGLEKYGIEVVETKRLYGRVTPHNRFYLSTKMKKLGHELEEIFREVNS
- a CDS encoding riboflavin synthase, translated to MFTGIVQKVERGHIRGERIFFKRTWEVKLGESIAVNGVCLTVSGLSEEEYWFDVGEETRRRTNLFVSRFYNLEKSLALGSRVEGHLVTGHVDGTVRFVGMERRGNSYFMFFSMPSERWAIVPKGSITLNGISLTVVETSLDTFSVQVIPHTFENTNLQYLVPGDPVNYEIDIIARYLKGVIDRGRTERGF